The Ardenticatena maritima genome includes a window with the following:
- a CDS encoding esterase/lipase family protein: MKTLEDGSAAQAYTIAPLDTASELLWQTLVADAFVQRCWHVVEDPTRAHVRLRVEGEAALLYDADGVLLARIAATAEAVAHRLRLLAHAWTVARLPHAPHAPAHAEPLDVLLTDADGAPLPRHDDQAWVLTAGEQVHVRIANQTPYTLFVVLLNIGADGTCTPLHPPDTPFRLAGGEVLTLGEEGTLRATLPADGAETRDTLKVLAFSTPVVLPTWLGGVHGEGEPRAFWQALREACVSPNVPPDTPWWYAATVRLVTIRPPETTAALDVQTFDVRVAFPPGFGGEVRAFTQGQHLRAFDVPAPPGLQGVAEPVALVHRSQRAAPAVALEIAGTPEDFAAVRTETPLMIGLPTTRDMESQGVVALAHDGEFFYPVGRREYDGMVRITWLPPGGEASIGVRDWRRTVRLYFYRLTGWGKDPLTDGTLHVARYVPPHFSSGHPGFDVHVLPTDDGGAVHYRSVHATDLQPGMRIALIVHGFNSDSRHFVRALSQFPEKGICRAYDRVLTFDYESVGTGVWENAERLGKALRSVLEGRGVQVDMFAHSMGTAISRLAIEREGGAPYVRRLFLAATPNEGTLLAKAKDAATLLATILINRSVPQPQAFLLGWALGRLAETLQGIESLEPDSEVVAQLLQPVDNPRIPYFVMAGNAVPEELSERRRLERLYRVAAHAVDTLLDHFFADQHDLILNMRSMCALGNRGLYPAALLDQRTLTCDHFHYFADADALAIWRDWLS; encoded by the coding sequence ATGAAGACCCTGGAAGACGGCTCGGCTGCTCAGGCATACACCATTGCGCCCCTGGATACCGCCTCTGAATTGTTGTGGCAAACGCTTGTGGCGGATGCGTTTGTCCAGCGGTGCTGGCATGTGGTGGAAGACCCCACGCGCGCGCATGTGCGCTTGCGCGTAGAAGGCGAAGCGGCATTGTTGTACGACGCCGACGGCGTGCTGCTGGCGCGTATCGCCGCCACGGCTGAGGCTGTGGCGCACCGTTTGCGGTTGCTGGCGCACGCTTGGACGGTGGCGCGCTTGCCGCATGCGCCACATGCACCAGCCCATGCTGAACCGCTGGACGTGCTACTGACCGACGCCGACGGTGCGCCCCTGCCCCGCCACGATGACCAAGCGTGGGTGCTCACGGCGGGGGAACAGGTGCATGTGCGGATTGCCAATCAAACACCCTACACGCTCTTTGTCGTGCTCCTCAATATCGGCGCGGACGGCACATGCACCCCCCTGCACCCGCCCGATACGCCCTTCCGTCTGGCGGGGGGCGAAGTGTTGACGCTCGGCGAAGAAGGGACATTGCGCGCCACGCTCCCCGCCGATGGCGCCGAGACCCGCGATACGTTGAAGGTGCTGGCGTTTTCCACACCCGTTGTCCTGCCGACGTGGTTGGGTGGCGTACACGGTGAGGGGGAACCGCGAGCCTTCTGGCAGGCGCTACGCGAGGCCTGTGTGTCCCCCAACGTTCCACCGGATACGCCGTGGTGGTATGCGGCGACCGTGCGGCTGGTGACGATTCGCCCCCCTGAAACAACCGCGGCGTTGGATGTGCAGACGTTCGATGTTCGGGTAGCGTTCCCGCCGGGTTTTGGCGGCGAAGTGCGTGCTTTCACCCAAGGGCAGCATCTGCGTGCGTTTGATGTGCCCGCGCCGCCGGGATTGCAAGGCGTCGCCGAACCGGTGGCGCTGGTTCATCGCAGCCAGCGTGCTGCGCCTGCCGTCGCGCTGGAGATTGCGGGAACGCCGGAGGATTTTGCGGCTGTGCGCACCGAAACCCCGCTCATGATTGGGTTGCCCACCACGCGCGACATGGAGAGCCAGGGCGTTGTGGCGCTCGCGCATGATGGCGAGTTTTTCTATCCGGTTGGGCGGCGCGAATATGATGGCATGGTGCGCATTACCTGGCTTCCACCGGGGGGAGAGGCTTCAATTGGCGTGCGTGATTGGCGGCGCACGGTACGGCTCTATTTCTACCGCTTGACCGGCTGGGGCAAAGACCCCTTGACGGATGGAACCTTGCATGTGGCGCGGTATGTGCCGCCCCACTTCTCCTCTGGGCATCCGGGGTTTGACGTCCATGTGCTCCCCACGGATGACGGCGGCGCTGTCCATTATCGGAGTGTGCACGCCACAGACCTTCAGCCCGGCATGCGTATCGCGCTGATTGTGCATGGGTTCAACAGTGATTCACGCCATTTTGTGCGCGCCCTCTCCCAATTTCCAGAAAAAGGCATCTGTCGGGCGTACGACCGCGTGCTGACCTTTGACTACGAATCGGTGGGGACGGGCGTCTGGGAGAATGCCGAGCGCTTGGGGAAGGCGTTGCGCTCTGTGTTGGAGGGGCGCGGCGTCCAGGTGGACATGTTCGCGCATAGCATGGGCACGGCTATCAGCCGTCTGGCGATTGAGCGCGAAGGTGGCGCGCCATACGTGCGCCGTCTTTTTCTGGCGGCAACGCCCAATGAAGGCACGTTGTTGGCGAAAGCCAAAGACGCCGCCACGCTTCTGGCGACGATTCTCATCAATCGTAGCGTGCCGCAGCCGCAGGCATTTCTTCTTGGCTGGGCGCTGGGGCGGTTGGCTGAAACACTGCAGGGCATCGAAAGCCTGGAACCAGATTCCGAGGTGGTGGCGCAGTTGTTGCAACCCGTGGATAACCCCCGCATTCCTTACTTTGTCATGGCCGGCAATGCTGTGCCGGAAGAACTGAGCGAACGCCGTCGCCTGGAACGCTTGTATCGTGTCGCGGCGCATGCTGTGGATACGCTGCTCGACCATTTCTTTGCCGACCAGCACGATTTGATTTTGAACATGCGGAGCATGTGCGCGCTTGGCAATCGCGGTCTCTATCCGGCGGCGCTACTCGACCAGCGCACCCTGACGTGCGACCACTTCCACTATTTTGCCGACGCCGATGCCCTGGCAATCTGGCGTGATTGGTTGTCATAA
- the selB gene encoding selenocysteine-specific translation elongation factor — MRVIGTAGHVDHGKSTLVQALTGIDPDRLKEEKARQMTIDLGFAWMTLPSGLDVSIVDVPGHEDFIKNMLAGVGGIDLAMLVVAADEAVMPQTREHLAILDLLRVRRGIVALTKIDLIEDEEWLALVQDDVRDVLRGTILENAPIVPVSARTGVGLDELRATLDRLLADIPPRPDVGRPRLPIDRVFTVAGFGTVVTGTLSDGTLHVGDEVEILPRGLRGRIRGMQTHRHPVETAAPGRRLAINVSGVDVNDVARGDVLVKPGTYRPTYLVDATLHLLPDAPKPLRHNAEVEFFVGASQVMAHVRLIGVRELRPGERGYVQLRFDRPVVVARNDRFIIRQPSPSRTLGGGRILDPHPGRRWRRFREQTLARFRLLDEGDPLDLLVQTLRRDEPIATEALLAQSPLPPETTHAALEQGVREGRIRRLAEHILLSAEGWSAYAERLQRLLKTYHAQHPLRLGMPREEAASRLGLSSKHFAALREAFCEEGWLVEENGLLRLSTFQVRLRAEQQAAVDQLLAAFRAHPTRPPSASEAARMVGEDVLDLLIARGDLVRVSADVLFLPETYAQMVERIQALIRERGSVTVAEVRDQLETSRKYAVALLEHLDERRITRRVGDARVLR; from the coding sequence ATGCGAGTCATTGGCACAGCGGGACACGTTGACCACGGCAAATCAACGCTGGTGCAAGCCCTGACGGGCATTGACCCCGACCGGCTGAAAGAAGAGAAAGCCCGCCAGATGACAATTGATTTGGGCTTCGCGTGGATGACGCTTCCCAGCGGGCTGGATGTGAGCATTGTGGATGTGCCGGGGCATGAAGATTTCATCAAAAACATGCTCGCCGGTGTTGGGGGGATTGACCTGGCTATGCTCGTTGTCGCCGCAGATGAAGCCGTGATGCCGCAAACGCGCGAACATCTGGCGATTCTGGATTTGCTGCGTGTTCGGCGGGGGATTGTGGCGCTGACGAAAATTGACCTCATCGAGGATGAGGAGTGGCTGGCGCTCGTGCAAGACGATGTGCGTGATGTGTTGCGTGGCACCATTCTGGAAAACGCCCCCATTGTGCCGGTATCGGCGCGTACCGGCGTCGGGCTGGACGAACTCCGCGCAACGCTCGACCGCTTGCTGGCTGATATTCCGCCACGCCCCGACGTCGGGCGCCCACGCCTGCCGATTGACCGCGTCTTCACCGTGGCTGGGTTTGGCACGGTGGTGACGGGGACGCTGTCGGATGGCACGCTCCACGTTGGCGATGAGGTGGAGATTCTGCCACGCGGGTTGCGCGGACGTATCCGCGGCATGCAAACACACCGTCACCCTGTGGAAACCGCCGCTCCCGGGCGGCGGTTGGCGATCAACGTGAGCGGCGTTGATGTGAACGACGTGGCACGTGGGGATGTGCTGGTGAAGCCCGGCACGTATCGCCCCACATACCTGGTTGATGCAACGCTCCACCTTCTGCCTGACGCCCCCAAGCCACTGCGCCACAATGCTGAAGTGGAGTTTTTCGTTGGGGCTTCCCAAGTGATGGCGCATGTGCGCCTCATCGGTGTGCGCGAACTGCGCCCCGGTGAACGGGGGTACGTGCAGTTGCGCTTCGACCGACCAGTGGTGGTCGCACGCAACGACCGCTTTATCATCCGCCAACCATCCCCCAGCCGCACGCTCGGCGGCGGGCGCATTCTCGACCCGCACCCAGGGCGGCGCTGGCGGCGTTTCCGCGAGCAAACGCTGGCCCGGTTCCGCCTGCTCGATGAAGGCGATCCGCTTGATTTGCTGGTCCAGACACTGCGGCGAGATGAACCGATCGCCACCGAGGCGTTGCTGGCGCAGAGCCCGCTTCCCCCTGAAACAACCCACGCCGCATTGGAGCAGGGCGTTCGCGAAGGGCGCATACGTCGTCTTGCCGAGCACATACTGCTTTCCGCCGAGGGGTGGAGCGCCTATGCTGAACGCTTGCAACGCCTGCTGAAAACCTACCATGCCCAACACCCGCTGCGGTTGGGGATGCCGCGTGAAGAAGCGGCGAGCCGTCTTGGGCTTTCTTCCAAACATTTTGCCGCTCTGCGCGAGGCGTTTTGTGAAGAGGGCTGGCTGGTTGAGGAAAACGGCTTGCTACGTCTCAGCACATTTCAGGTTCGCCTGCGTGCGGAGCAACAAGCCGCTGTGGACCAGTTGCTGGCGGCGTTTCGCGCCCACCCCACACGCCCGCCCAGCGCCAGCGAAGCCGCACGCATGGTGGGCGAGGATGTGCTCGATTTGCTGATTGCGCGCGGCGACCTGGTACGTGTGAGTGCTGATGTGCTGTTCCTGCCGGAGACGTATGCGCAAATGGTGGAACGCATTCAAGCCCTGATTCGTGAGCGCGGCAGTGTGACCGTTGCCGAAGTGCGCGACCAGTTGGAGACAAGTCGCAAATACGCTGTGGCGCTGCTGGAGCATCTCGATGAACGGCGCATTACGCGGCGGGTTGGCGATGCGCGGGTGCTGCGGTGA
- a CDS encoding FHA domain-containing protein, which yields MKSCPQCGSTNLSNTLFCDACGTPLRDDIVVEPTRLYEDTVNGGSVDDIHRRAPPTERTTLVSGQWALIILPQRHIVRLPEIPSIILGRGHHHKDPFIDLEPYGAHVAGVSRRHARLTRKGMGVYIEDLNSTNGTYVNRVRIPAHTPTPVQPGDIIKLGRMKILIQAE from the coding sequence ATGAAGTCATGCCCTCAATGTGGTTCTACCAACCTGAGCAACACGCTGTTTTGTGATGCCTGCGGCACACCTCTACGTGATGACATCGTTGTCGAGCCGACACGCTTATACGAAGACACGGTGAACGGCGGGAGTGTGGATGATATTCACCGCCGAGCGCCGCCCACTGAACGGACAACGCTCGTCAGCGGGCAATGGGCGTTGATTATTCTGCCCCAGCGGCATATTGTGCGCCTTCCCGAAATTCCTTCGATTATTCTTGGAAGGGGGCATCATCATAAAGATCCATTCATTGATTTGGAGCCATATGGTGCACACGTCGCCGGGGTCTCACGACGCCACGCGCGCCTGACCCGCAAAGGGATGGGGGTCTATATCGAGGACCTGAACAGCACGAACGGCACGTATGTCAACCGCGTGCGTATTCCAGCGCATACACCGACGCCGGTCCAACCGGGCGATATTATCAAACTGGGGCGTATGAAAATTTTGATTCAAGCCGAATGA
- the hemW gene encoding radical SAM family heme chaperone HemW produces MPISDTASLQSNNVSYAPAWEAHPPPLGIYIHIPFCAARCIYCDFNTYIDLDHLKTGYVDAAQREIEMVGGALNRPPAQTIFFGGGTPTALAPEHLARLIDACRRVFDLSPTAEITVEANPGSVSAEGLRALRAAGVNRLSFGVQSFDDATLRFLGRIHSADEARQAVDEARRAGFDNINLDLIYGLPRQSLAEWQATLEAALALEPAHLSLYALIVEPGTPLQRSIERGDIPPPDDDEAAAQYEWTLERLARAGYTQYEISNWALAQPGDDRTPRLASQHNLIYWRNQFYVGIGAGAHSYVRGVRYANVRHPQTYMRAVMREQTPDDLPAPALDPATRDPIDVALAQSEQMMLGLRLVREGVSAAQFAQRFGATLEARFGATIDALLARGLLMWDGDRLHLTRRGLLLANQVMAAFLPD; encoded by the coding sequence ATGCCCATTTCTGATACAGCATCGCTCCAATCCAATAACGTCTCGTATGCCCCGGCGTGGGAAGCGCACCCGCCCCCTTTGGGCATTTATATTCACATTCCGTTTTGTGCGGCGCGTTGCATTTACTGCGATTTCAACACCTACATTGACCTCGACCACCTCAAAACCGGCTATGTGGACGCCGCGCAACGTGAAATTGAGATGGTGGGGGGGGCGCTCAATCGTCCGCCGGCGCAAACGATCTTTTTTGGCGGGGGCACCCCCACAGCGCTGGCGCCGGAGCACCTGGCGCGGCTGATTGACGCATGTCGCCGAGTGTTCGATCTCTCGCCGACGGCGGAAATTACGGTTGAAGCCAACCCCGGCTCGGTGAGTGCTGAAGGTTTGCGGGCGTTGCGTGCGGCGGGGGTGAACCGCCTTTCCTTTGGCGTGCAGAGTTTCGACGACGCGACGTTGCGCTTTTTGGGGCGCATTCATTCAGCGGATGAAGCGCGCCAGGCGGTGGATGAAGCGCGGCGCGCCGGTTTCGACAATATCAACCTGGATTTGATTTACGGGTTGCCGCGCCAGTCGCTGGCGGAATGGCAAGCAACCTTGGAAGCGGCGCTGGCGCTTGAACCAGCGCACTTGTCGCTGTATGCCCTCATTGTTGAACCGGGAACGCCCTTGCAACGTTCGATTGAGAGGGGCGATATTCCCCCACCGGACGACGATGAAGCCGCCGCGCAGTACGAATGGACGCTTGAACGGTTGGCGCGGGCGGGATATACGCAGTACGAAATCAGCAATTGGGCGCTTGCCCAGCCTGGTGATGATAGAACGCCGCGGTTGGCGTCGCAGCACAATCTCATCTACTGGCGCAACCAGTTTTACGTGGGGATTGGGGCGGGGGCGCACAGTTATGTGCGCGGTGTGCGCTACGCCAACGTGCGCCACCCGCAAACGTACATGCGTGCCGTCATGCGTGAACAGACGCCCGACGATCTTCCCGCCCCCGCGCTTGACCCCGCCACGCGCGACCCCATTGACGTGGCGCTGGCGCAGTCTGAGCAGATGATGCTCGGTTTGCGCCTTGTGCGCGAGGGGGTCTCGGCGGCGCAGTTTGCGCAACGGTTTGGGGCTACGCTGGAAGCGCGCTTCGGTGCGACGATTGATGCGTTGCTGGCGCGAGGCTTGCTCATGTGGGATGGCGACCGCCTGCACTTGACCCGCCGCGGTTTGTTGCTCGCCAACCAGGTGATGGCGGCGTTTTTACCTGATTGA
- a CDS encoding outer membrane protein assembly factor BamB family protein — MKQSRKPQATLTPGTILGDRYIIEEVIGRGGMGAVYAARDKRFRAVIRRCAVKEMYDQLLDEEARRRAIQAFEREANILASLNHPAIPKVYDYFTEGDHHYLILEFIPGQNLLQYMQKRGRPITAEQAIDWGLQLTDVLSYLHNHNPPIIFRDLKPSNIMLRPNGLLALVDFGIAKHFQHDVRNTMIGTEGYAPPEQYEGIATPLVDIYALGATLHHLLTNTDPQQHRPFSFNTRPIHEYNPTVSEELEAIIMRAVAEDPLDRWQSAEEMHQALKSVSRGTMHSVRTLKHSSTREITRKITRRLMDATREVSPTQDVAPTRPVGDEGPATVPIQAHTRSFTVEPRWIFRTEEEVRSTPCLHEGHIYIGSYDNNLYCLDAETGEFLWKFPTRGGIPGRAVVYQNMVIVGSEDKCIYAIDALSGRQAWKAETQGRVRASPCVAYDNVYIGSDDGMFYCLDAASGRILWKYEVGAPIRSTAVVFDQIVIFGAEDTQVHGVDVMTGASRWKVRTNGPVISSPALSGDRIVVGSMDWVVYSIDASSGWVIWRYRTGDRVVSSPFVDGNKVYIGSVDAHVYCIDGEWGKLVWKRRLGHQVTSSPWVHEDRLYVGCVDGNFYCLETTHGRIQWSFQTGGPIPGSPRVGYGNVYFGSLDHFVYAIPINIDQTE, encoded by the coding sequence ATGAAACAATCGCGCAAACCTCAAGCCACGCTCACACCTGGAACGATTCTCGGTGACCGGTATATCATCGAGGAAGTCATTGGGCGCGGTGGTATGGGGGCGGTCTATGCCGCCCGCGACAAGCGTTTTCGCGCCGTCATTCGCCGGTGCGCCGTCAAGGAAATGTACGACCAACTGCTCGATGAAGAGGCGCGCCGCCGAGCCATCCAAGCCTTTGAACGTGAAGCCAACATTCTGGCGTCGCTCAACCACCCCGCCATTCCCAAGGTGTATGACTACTTCACAGAAGGCGACCATCACTACCTCATTCTCGAATTCATCCCAGGGCAAAACTTGTTGCAATACATGCAAAAACGGGGGCGCCCCATTACCGCCGAGCAAGCCATTGATTGGGGGTTGCAACTCACGGACGTGCTCTCGTATCTGCACAATCACAATCCGCCAATCATTTTCCGCGATTTGAAACCGAGCAATATCATGTTGCGCCCCAACGGCTTGCTGGCGTTGGTGGACTTCGGGATTGCCAAGCACTTCCAACACGACGTGCGCAACACGATGATCGGGACGGAAGGGTACGCCCCGCCGGAACAATACGAAGGGATAGCAACGCCGCTGGTGGACATCTATGCGCTGGGGGCAACCCTGCACCACTTGCTGACGAACACCGACCCCCAGCAACATCGTCCTTTCAGTTTCAACACGCGCCCCATTCATGAGTACAACCCAACCGTCTCCGAAGAGTTAGAAGCCATCATCATGCGCGCCGTTGCCGAAGACCCGCTCGACCGCTGGCAATCGGCTGAGGAGATGCACCAGGCGCTCAAATCTGTGAGCCGCGGCACGATGCACTCGGTGCGCACGCTCAAACATTCTTCCACGCGCGAAATTACCCGCAAGATTACACGCCGTCTCATGGACGCCACCAGAGAAGTCTCGCCGACGCAAGACGTTGCGCCCACACGCCCGGTCGGCGATGAAGGGCCGGCCACGGTGCCAATCCAAGCCCACACACGGAGTTTCACAGTTGAGCCGCGCTGGATTTTCCGCACCGAAGAAGAAGTGCGGTCAACGCCTTGCCTGCATGAAGGGCACATCTACATTGGAAGTTATGACAACAACCTCTACTGCCTCGACGCTGAAACCGGCGAATTTTTGTGGAAATTCCCCACGCGCGGCGGCATTCCGGGGCGCGCCGTGGTGTACCAAAACATGGTCATCGTCGGTTCCGAAGACAAATGCATTTACGCGATTGACGCCCTCTCAGGGCGACAAGCGTGGAAAGCCGAAACGCAGGGGCGCGTCCGCGCGTCGCCTTGCGTGGCGTACGATAATGTGTACATTGGCTCTGATGATGGCATGTTCTACTGCCTCGACGCGGCGAGCGGGCGCATTCTGTGGAAATATGAAGTCGGTGCGCCTATCCGCTCGACGGCGGTTGTGTTCGACCAGATTGTGATTTTCGGCGCCGAAGATACGCAGGTTCACGGTGTGGACGTGATGACCGGCGCAAGCCGCTGGAAGGTGCGCACAAATGGGCCCGTCATTTCCAGCCCGGCATTGAGCGGGGACCGCATTGTCGTGGGCTCCATGGACTGGGTGGTGTACAGCATTGACGCTTCGTCGGGGTGGGTTATCTGGCGCTACCGCACCGGCGACCGCGTGGTCTCATCGCCTTTTGTGGACGGCAACAAAGTCTATATCGGCTCGGTTGACGCACACGTCTATTGCATTGACGGCGAATGGGGCAAACTGGTGTGGAAACGGCGGCTTGGTCATCAAGTCACGTCGTCGCCCTGGGTGCATGAAGATCGTCTCTACGTCGGTTGTGTTGACGGCAACTTCTACTGTCTGGAAACAACACATGGGCGCATTCAATGGTCGTTCCAGACCGGTGGACCGATTCCCGGTTCGCCGCGTGTCGGGTACGGCAATGTCTATTTTGGCTCGCTCGATCACTTCGTGTACGCTATTCCAATCAACATTGACCAAACGGAGTAA
- a CDS encoding coiled-coil domain-containing protein, whose translation MDLNQMSQMINWLDEEHRRDKALLLELRQKVESQAVELENQARRIQDLEGRLSNTQAKLSRFTQIEQALQQLRDEVTDMIARLEEENEQARREEARIRQVERENTTRAINELRRSLDKLPQLEERIKALREEDKRIIEQVQDLATRTTTLQRTLPSLEDRVAYVETQRVNDQKHITQLQEENVQLLRRTEAHQAKLELIEDLARRNEQAIAALQATREDLRRDFNKWVENAQLREADFQQKVQQWEISMNEYAEQIRQQQQLLSQTQQFQVRVQEHLKAIEAFKDELEREFNLTAEKMRLSVEQQRRLYEEWNAEQEQRWQKFRLEREAKWNQIDARHEELKDRLRQLETFRREANDRLQQLGRQIIDIQTEYRALITELWAFQEEIASAQLEDMRRRFQRISDAVREHTNEA comes from the coding sequence GTGGATCTCAACCAGATGTCCCAAATGATCAACTGGCTAGATGAAGAACACCGCCGCGACAAAGCCCTGTTGCTTGAACTGCGCCAAAAGGTGGAAAGCCAGGCGGTTGAACTGGAAAACCAGGCGCGGCGCATTCAGGATTTAGAGGGGCGTCTTTCCAACACGCAAGCGAAACTATCGCGCTTCACGCAGATTGAGCAGGCGCTGCAACAATTGCGTGATGAAGTCACCGACATGATAGCCCGCCTGGAAGAAGAGAATGAACAGGCGCGGCGCGAAGAAGCGCGTATTCGCCAGGTTGAACGTGAAAACACAACCCGCGCCATCAACGAATTGCGCCGCAGCCTCGATAAATTGCCCCAACTTGAAGAACGCATCAAAGCATTGCGCGAAGAAGACAAACGCATTATCGAACAGGTGCAAGACCTGGCGACGCGCACCACCACCCTGCAACGCACATTGCCGTCACTGGAAGACCGCGTCGCCTACGTTGAAACGCAGCGCGTCAATGACCAAAAGCATATCACGCAACTGCAAGAAGAAAACGTGCAATTGTTGCGCCGCACGGAAGCCCATCAAGCCAAACTGGAACTTATTGAGGATTTAGCCCGCCGCAACGAGCAAGCCATTGCCGCTTTGCAAGCCACCCGCGAAGACCTGCGCCGCGACTTCAACAAGTGGGTTGAAAACGCCCAGCTCCGCGAAGCCGATTTCCAGCAAAAAGTGCAGCAGTGGGAAATCAGCATGAACGAGTATGCCGAGCAAATTCGGCAGCAACAGCAATTGCTGAGCCAGACGCAACAGTTCCAGGTGCGTGTGCAGGAGCATCTCAAAGCAATTGAAGCGTTCAAAGATGAATTGGAACGCGAATTCAACCTGACAGCCGAAAAAATGCGGTTGTCGGTGGAACAGCAACGCCGCCTGTACGAGGAGTGGAACGCTGAGCAAGAGCAACGCTGGCAAAAGTTCCGCCTGGAACGTGAAGCCAAGTGGAACCAGATTGACGCGCGCCATGAAGAGTTGAAAGACCGTCTGCGCCAGTTGGAAACGTTCCGCCGCGAAGCGAACGACCGCTTACAACAATTGGGGCGGCAGATTATTGACATTCAAACCGAATATCGGGCGCTCATTACGGAGTTGTGGGCGTTCCAGGAAGAAATCGCCTCGGCGCAATTGGAGGATATGCGCCGCCGTTTCCAACGCATTAGCGATGCAGTGCGAGAACATACAAACGAAGCCTGA
- a CDS encoding DnaJ domain-containing protein has translation MASATFQEDFYHRLGLPPGADEALIRRQYRRLARLLHPDTGAQTHQSAEFLAIQEAYDILSDPIKRRDYDRWLREHGLFPPFHAEILHGPHVLRATNSPQRLYMLLELRAREEAANRPPTINLVLVVDQSSSMRGERLFQVRQAARMVAERLGADDYLSIVAFNDWADIVLPAQHRPSPTTLMEALNKLQASGGTEIARGLEAGFSEAQKFHTPGVVTQIILLTDGNTYGDEDRCIALAQRAAAHNMSMTLLGIGTEWNDRLLDKMADISGGQSYFLREPRDILRVFEEQLKNLRTTIASHVDLTITTPDESEVLSVYEVSPGLKRITPQDDGAYVLGALYNKPARRVLIDLKLTIDQDRRVVLPAVFEVEARIIGQTRPIRLRLTTPLNVESVSESKLNYPEEVIEAARRAVISRLQEQAWEALEKGDVEQAEAHLALLVDRFLELGERNLAQVAEKELSRLRATGELSPEGTLELKYGTRMLALPAPQTHQSSEGA, from the coding sequence ATGGCTTCGGCAACCTTTCAAGAAGATTTTTACCATCGCCTTGGGCTTCCCCCCGGTGCTGATGAGGCGCTCATTCGGCGCCAATATCGGCGTTTGGCACGCTTACTCCACCCAGACACGGGGGCGCAAACGCACCAATCGGCTGAATTTCTTGCCATTCAAGAAGCCTACGACATCCTGAGCGACCCCATCAAGCGCCGCGATTACGATCGCTGGCTGCGTGAACATGGTCTATTTCCACCGTTTCACGCCGAGATTCTGCACGGACCGCACGTTCTGCGGGCGACCAATTCGCCCCAGCGGCTCTATATGCTGTTAGAGTTACGCGCCCGTGAAGAAGCCGCCAATCGCCCACCAACCATCAACCTGGTGCTGGTGGTGGACCAGAGCAGTTCGATGCGGGGCGAGCGGCTCTTCCAGGTACGGCAAGCGGCGCGCATGGTGGCCGAGCGCCTGGGGGCGGACGATTACCTCTCGATTGTCGCGTTCAACGATTGGGCGGACATCGTCCTGCCGGCGCAACACCGCCCATCCCCCACCACGCTCATGGAAGCGCTCAACAAATTGCAAGCCAGCGGCGGCACAGAAATCGCCCGCGGGCTTGAAGCTGGATTCAGTGAAGCGCAAAAGTTTCACACTCCCGGCGTCGTCACCCAAATCATTCTGCTGACCGACGGCAACACCTATGGTGATGAAGACCGCTGTATCGCCCTGGCACAACGCGCGGCGGCGCACAACATGAGCATGACGCTGCTCGGTATCGGCACAGAATGGAACGACCGCCTGCTTGACAAGATGGCGGATATTTCCGGGGGGCAATCGTATTTTCTGCGCGAACCGCGCGACATTCTGCGTGTTTTTGAAGAACAATTGAAAAATCTGCGCACGACGATTGCCAGCCACGTTGACCTGACCATCACTACCCCCGACGAAAGCGAAGTGCTATCCGTGTATGAAGTTTCGCCAGGCTTGAAACGGATCACGCCGCAAGATGACGGCGCATACGTGTTAGGCGCGCTGTACAACAAACCGGCGCGTAGAGTGCTGATTGATCTCAAACTCACCATTGACCAGGACCGTCGGGTCGTCCTGCCCGCTGTCTTTGAAGTTGAGGCACGGATCATTGGGCAAACCCGCCCGATACGCTTGCGGCTCACGACACCGCTCAATGTGGAATCCGTTTCCGAAAGCAAACTCAATTACCCTGAAGAAGTCATCGAAGCCGCACGACGCGCCGTCATTTCGCGTCTGCAAGAACAAGCATGGGAAGCGCTTGAAAAAGGCGACGTCGAACAAGCCGAAGCCCATCTCGCCCTGCTGGTGGACCGGTTCCTGGAACTGGGAGAACGCAACCTGGCGCAAGTGGCAGAAAAAGAATTGTCGCGCTTGCGCGCCACAGGTGAACTCTCACCAGAAGGTACACTTGAATTGAAATATGGAACACGCATGCTGGCCTTGCCTGCGCCACAAACTCATCAATCGTCAGAGGGAGCATAA